The following coding sequences lie in one Arachis ipaensis cultivar K30076 chromosome B05, Araip1.1, whole genome shotgun sequence genomic window:
- the LOC107643807 gene encoding uncharacterized protein LOC107643807: MDVDSQPTMEETILVGDDLMIGPPSPVVPPEIASHVLRGVDLCDGILKNLFLCLQINDIEPFCQDELALYKQCAERRDKEIRNRLQESERKLGSSMPFEEAKERVTQLEKEVTSLDRHLILATGVEGMEGFRQRWSLHGRLTDTKKRLESLKQGIDSRK, encoded by the exons ATGGATG TTGATTCACAGCCAACTATGGAAGAAACGATTCTGGTGGGCGATGACCTGATGATAGGTCCACCGTCACCTGTTGTGCCACCTGAAATTGCATCCCATGTTCTCCGCGGTGTTGATTTGTGTGATGGAATCCTTAAGAACCTGTTTTTAT GCTTGCAAATCAATGACATTGAACCATTCTGCCAGGATGAGCTTGCTCTTTATAAACAATGTGCTGAAAGAAGG GACAAGGAGATTAGGAATCGTCTTCAAGAAAGTGAGCGGAAATTGGGTTCATCAATGCCTTttgaagaagccaaggagagagTTACCCAGCTTGAGAAAGAAGTTACGTCATTGGATAG GCACCTCATTCTTGCTACTGGAGTTGAAGGCATGGAAGGTTTTCGACAAAGATGGAGTTTACATGGCCGCCTAACTGATACCAA GAAAAGGTTGGAGTCCTTAAAGCAGGGCATAGATAGCAGAAAATGA